A single window of Cryptococcus depauperatus CBS 7841 chromosome 2, complete sequence DNA harbors:
- a CDS encoding pre-mRNA-splicing factor SYF1 translates to MVTESPLSRLSSQFPFTLPIPTPATHSHLTPEKDLHIEEDLSHNPENLRSWLMYIEQVKEQIAQNESDKGGLRSPEEELLGPLASKNAQDGLQRLVSIYERAIAIFPTTYKLWKGYYLTRQHYVLGELSNDAKNARAEQSRRGALYKTNVRELLDGAEDAHQWPGGLDPVIGYLEWHALIATGERMITCLPTLPVPWLLHLGILLHPKCPAPFKTTYARRTFDRALRTLPPSLHGRIWGLYLCWAEETGGEAGERVWRRYLKVDPSLTERHITFLLNSTPSRPLAAAKYLLSIARRAQQNLYSSLEGKSPYQLFVDFIELVEKYADQVGMDEEETLELHKARKDVISQMDGQAEPQEETQKAENEKDEPASLDGRLMRIAGPPIPIESKKIFKSSNAQSASKAPVELPYDEDTDPSSPRLLDVEGIVERDGLKVYQDQAGRLWTGLATYWIKRGEFERAGATFERGLAVVVTIRDFTQIFDAYAEFSETMISTLMDALADEENLEDEDFDVEETEQELDERMKKFEELMDRRPFLVNEVLLRRNPNEVVEWGKRIALYGDDDAQVIATYVKALDTIDPRKSTGPFYPLYVNFARYYEEGGSKDENGESRNEPNLKEARKILERAVKVPFKTVDELAEVWCEWAEMELRNENYDEAIRLMQRATTISKNTKINYYDDSLSPQTRLFKSLKLWSYYSDLEESIGTVESTKAVYDKIMELKIANAQVIVNYASFLEENKYFEESFKVYERGIELFHFPIAFEIWNIYLSKFVKRYGGKKLERARDLFEQALENCPAKFCKPLYLMYAKLEEEHGLAKRAMGIYDRAASIVQASDKFEMYTIYIAKATANFGLPATRPIFERALEALPDKQTAEMCKQFARMERKLGEIDRARAIYAHASQFCDPRINGDFWQEWNDFEIDTGSEDTFREMLRIKRAVQASYNTETSFIAAQTAAATKTVEEGEV, encoded by the exons ATGGTTACTGAATCTCCTCTTTCCAGACTTTCCTCTCAGTTTCCTTTTACTTTACCTATACCTACGCCAGCCACTCACTCTCATCTTACTCCagaaaaagacttgcatattgaagaagatcTTTCGCATAACCCCGAGAACTTGCGATCATGGTTGATGTATATTGAACAGGTTAAAGAGCAAATAGCTCAGAACGAGTCTGACAAAGGAGGACTCCGTAGcccagaagaagaattgttGGGTCCATTGGCGTCAAAAAATGCCCAGGATGGTTTACAGAGGCTTGTTTCGATTTATGAAAGAGCAATTGCTATCTTTCCAACGACCTACAAATTATGGAAAGGCTACTACCTTACCAGACAACATTATGTCCTCGGTGAACTCAGTAACGATGCAAAGAATGCACGCGCAGAGCAATCAAGACGAGGAGCACTGTACAAGACCAACGTTCGCGAGCTTCTTGACGGCGCTGAAGATGCACATCAATGGCCAGGAGGTCTCGACCCAGTTATAGGATACTTGGAATGGCACGCATTGATTGCTACCGGAGAGCGAATGATCACGTGTCTTCCCACTTTACCTGTCCCATGGTTGTTGCACCTTGGTAtccttctccatccaaAATGTCCTGCGCCTTTCAAAACTACTTATGCAAGAAGGACTTTTGATAGAGCACTGAGAACACTACCTCCGAGCTTGCATGGTAGAATCTGGGGCCTATACCTTTGTTGGGCAGAGGAGACTGGCGGTGAGGCGGGTGAAAGAGTGTGGAGGAGATACCTCAAA GTTGATCCAAGTCTGACTGAACGACATATCACATTTTTGCTTAATTCTACCCCTTCTCGGCCTCTCGCAGCTGCAAAATATCTCCTTTCCATTGCTCGCCGTGCTCAACAAAACCtttactcttctcttgaagGTAAATCGCCCTATCAGCTTTTTGTAGATTTTATTGAGCTGGTGGAAAAATATGCGGATCAAGTTGgtatggatgaagaagagacttTGGAGCTGCATAAAGCAAGAAAGGATGTCATATCGCAAATGGATGGTCAAGCAGAGCCCCAAGAAGAAACACAAAAGGCGGAGAATGAGAAGGATGAACCAGCTAGTCTCGACGGCCGCCTTATGCGTATAGCGGGACCTCCTATTCCAATTGAATCCAAGAAAATCTTCAAATCTTCAAATGCACAATCTGCTTCAAAAGCACCTGTGGAATTACCTTATGATGAAGATACTGACCCTTCCAGCCCTCGTTTACTCGATGTGGAAGGCATTGTCGAGCGTGACGGCCTCAAAGTGTATCAAGATCAAGCCGGTAGACTTTGGACCGGTCTTGCGACATATTGGATCAAGCGAGGAGAGTTTGAGCGAGCAGGTGCGACGTTTGAGAGGGGTCTTGCCGTTGTAGTGACAATTCGAGATTTTACACAAATATTCGATGCCTATGCCGAATTTTCTGAGACAATGATTTCCACTTTGATGGATGCGCTTGCTGACGAAGAAAATttggaggatgaagatttCGATGTGGAAGAGACGGAACAAGAATTGGATGAaaggatgaaaaagtttgAAGAGTTAATGGACAGACGCCCGTTCTTAGTGAATGAGGTTCTGTTGAGGCGAAACCCGAATGAAGTGGTAGAGTGGGGAAAGCGAATCGCTTTGTACGGTGACGATGATGCGCAAGTTATTGCCACGTATGTGAAAGCTCTCGATACCATAGACCCTCGCAAAAGCACAGGTCCGTTTTATCCTTTGTATGTCAACTTTGCCAGGTATTATGAGGAGGGAGGTAGCAAGGATGAGAATGGTGAATCAAGGAATGAACCGAATTTGAAGGAAGCAAGAAAAATCTTGGAGAGGGCTGTTAAGGTGCCATTCAAGACGGTAGACGAACTTGCTGAAGTATGGTGTGAATGGGCGGAAATGGAGTTGAGAAATGA AAATTACGATGAGGCTATTCGATTGATGCAAAGAGCAACTACTATATCCAAGAATACCAAAATCAATTATTATGACGAT TCTCTCTCGCCCCAAACGCGACTATTCAAATCCCTAAAACTTTGGTCATATTACTCTGATTTGGAAGAGTCCATTGGGACTGTCGAATCAACTAAGGCGGTTTACGACAAGATTATGGAACTCAAAATTGCCAATGCCCAAGTTATTGTCAATTACGCCTCTTTCTTAGAAGAGAACAAATATTTTGAAGAGTCATTCAAGGTATACGAACGAGGGATTGAGCTATTCCACTTTCCTATTGCCTTTGAAATTTGGAACATTTATCTCTCCAAATTCGTAAAGAGATACGGAGGGAAAAAGTTGGAACGAGCACGAGATCTCTTTGAACAGGCTTTGGAGAATTGTCCTGCCAAATTTTGCAAGCCTCTTTATCTCATGTATGCTAAACTTGAGGAAGAGCATGGCCTTGCCAAGCGTGCTATGGGGATTTACGATCGCGCTGCTTCAATCGTTCAAGCTTCCGACAAGTTTGAGATGTACACCATCTACATCGCCAAAGCAACTGCAAATTTTGGGCTACCAGCCACCCGCCCCATTTTCGAAAGGGCATTAGAAGCTCTTCCAGATAAGCAAACAGCAGAGATGTGCAAACAATTTGCGAGAATGGAGCGCAAGCTGGGCGAAATTGATCGAGCTAGAGCCATCTATGCACACGCAAGCCAGTTTTGCGATCCTAGGATTAATGGCGACTTCTGGCAAGAATGGAACGATTTCGAAA TCGATACTGGGTCAGAAGACACATTTCGAGAAATGCTCCGTATCAAACGTGCTGTCCAAGCGTCATATAACACTGAGACGTCTTTCATTGCCGCTCAGACTGCAGCTGCAACAAAAACagtggaagaaggtgaGGTTTAG